The nucleotide window AATCTACTTAATGTTGGAATGCCCTTTAAATCAAGTTAAACTGAGGATTTGGCAAGACTGAAGAATGTGTCAGTATTTCAGTAAATTAAAGGCTTTCCACCTGACTTTAATCCATAGCAcagaatttaaataaacatattttcatctAAATGATTGTCTTTACATCCCAGCTTTCCTCCTTAAAAGTTCATACGCGGTCGATGTGAATGTCGTGGGTTAAATAACTAGCAGTGCCAGGAATAATCCTCCCTTTTTTGACATCGTAGGTGTGACACAGAGGAGCAGAACACCTGGCGCCTGGAGCAACAGGTGGCGATGCTCagggagacaaagaggaagGCGGAGCAGAACAGCGTGACACTGCAGACAAACCTTCGCCGCTCCATGACAGAGCTGCAGGAGATAAACCAGGAGTTTCAGGTCACTAAATGTACTGCGAAATAATCAGCATGacatctttttgtctttttagatCCTTTCCTCTCAAAAATTGAAAGCTGCTCTTGCCTCATTGCCCCTGGGAGTACATTATTAAGGTTTATTATCCCTTTTGATTAGTTTAATAATATCAGGAAGAACACTGCAGGTACTCACTAGGTATAGGAGAATACCCTGATCGCTGTTATATTGCTATGCcaaatgataaataatcatattattattactgataacATGTAAGCAGGATTATGTAATTTCAATATTCCCCTCTGCATTGTGGTGGAGTATAAGAATGAAGtggcataaaatggaaatactcaagtaaagtacctTAAAATACTACTTAAGTACAGAACTTGAgaaaatgtacttagttactttttaCCACCACATGTGATCTCTATCTAGATACATTATCTGAATCACTACATCCTATCTGACCATGGACTTGTCAACAAATATGTACATCCCATGTCATTGGAAGCAATGCGATGGATAGGCGTCATGCATTTTTGGCAAGAGAGGATTTACAGCTACTGCTATTACTTGTAGCTTTTGTTGTAATTGCTCAAAACTAACAGGAGGAGTTACTGCAGGtgactttttttaattgcatttaccTCTGACTGAGATCTGATCACAATCCGTTCCGTTCACAACACATCCTGCATTCATTTACAGCCTGAATTCAAATGTCAGtatccagatacagatcacatgttaaGGCAAGGTGTAAATTATATAATAGTGAATGTTTGCTAGGAACATCTGCCATGCACTTAAACTTCCTATTCCTAAAAAGACACATAATAAGTAGATGATGCTACAGCTGATTGAACAAAACCGCTATACGTTCTATGGCAACCACTCTAAactataaacccttaaacatttCCTCTAATTCCTTTTGTCCCTtcactcctctccttctccccctcctcctcctccatatCTTCATTTTGTCATTCCTGCTGACTaatacctccctccttctcttccagTGTCTTTTCCTCCGTATAAACACActtccacatacacacacacacgtatgcacaTATATATAGTGGTCGATAACAGAATCTACTTTTTCTCCTGCCTCTGCATTGCGTGGACCCAGCAGccctccacacatacacacacacacacacacgcacacacacacaaagatacacacttttcttttgcccgctcttcctcctccctgaACCTTTTCATTCACAAACTAATCTCATCTCcctttttgtcttgtttctctTGAATATCTCGTTCTTTTTCATCCTTCACAATCTTATcaccctcttttttttatctttctctctcctgcttcctctacctttctctctctctctctctttctctatcactttatctctctctcaccctccctccctccccctcttgCTCCCTCTGGTTGGCTGTTTGCAGGCAGCCCGGGCTCTGCAGCTGCAGCGGGCCGACTCCTGCGATGCTCTGTTAGCCACGGCCacggcagcagcaacagcagcagcgggaggggaggaggaggatggcaCAGGGATGGAGCTCACCCAGCTCCTCGACCGAATCAGAGCGCAGTGCGACCTGAGCAGACTTTCCAGCCCGGGCTCAAATCCAGTCCCAGGCTTGGCCGGGCCCAGCCGCTCTggagctggagcagcagcagcatcagcaacCCGAACACACGGAGGAGCTCTCAGTGAGGTACGCACCTCTTCCTGCATCTTCACTCATCTTTTATTTTGCCTGTGCCTCTCTCATGTGGTCCTGGCCCACTGCCAGCCAGACACACCCTTAAGACCAACTCCTGGCTGTCCCATAGGCAAAGCAGACTGGTGTATATGCTCGGCTGAAGTTGAATGGTTAGTGGAGTGTTTGTTGAGGCTTATAGGAACACTGCTTCTCTCTATGTGTctgtatttgctttcttgcaggtttctgtgtgtgtttgcataaaTGTCTCTTCACTCTCTTCACCTAATTGAAGCTATGGTAAATGTTACACGCTGTTACAGTAGAGTGTTGCATACAGTCAGTTACTGTATTATACTATAAGATCGATTCCTGCTCTTCATAAATATTTATGAGCCAAATTACAACCTGTGCATCCTCGTCGATctcacagacttttttttatccttcGTCTGGAAACggcaacatttttattttttatttataagaaGGAGCTCTTCTTCTGTGATTTTAGCCTAGATGGcctcttttttgttgttatggGGAAAAGCgcagtgtgtttgtctttttattatcCCAGTGTTCCTGTGCCACAGCACAATGACTTTGGTCTGACAGCGACAATATAGTGCCCCAGCCAAGAGCTCCAAGCTGCCACTGAGCAGGTTTTATGAAATACTGTTGTTTACATCAGACCCACTCTGTCTGTCCCAATAAAGTAGCGGTTACACAATCCTGCAGTGAAAAAAGCCTGCGTGATGTCCATGATTATCATCAGTGATCTTTTATTAGCacctaaaatattaaaatgctgcttacttGTTAATGCctcaatatatataataatataacactatGGCAGATTAAGCATAATGGATACTTTTAATACTCTAAGTATATTTTGCTATTTATCTTGAATGCAGATGTTTTACTTGTAACAGagtatttttccttttactCATGTTAAGGGTTTGAATACTTTTACAACCACAGGATGAAGGATGGAATGATAATTCTCTTGCCATCGACATATCATATAGTAATGAATACTTCAGGATAATGTTTGATGGATAGTCTTATTGCCTAGTATTATCAGTAATGAAGCACTGATGTaggataatgaaaatatacagaataaaaCATCGACATCCCTGGTTCACTGCATTTGAAGAGGTGTGAGGATGGATGTTGTGAAACGCCTGACagctgtacagtatgtcaacACAGCTTGTACAGCTGTGTGTACACGCAGGCCCGGGTGTCTCGCTCCTCAGTCTGTTTATCCACACTGAAATACACACTACCAACAGCACCACCTGTGGCTGCTTCTATTCTGACTGAGTGCCAGTGGGAAAGATCAGTTACCCACAAGGTGCGTGTCAGTGTGAAGCAATTTCACCTGTTTCCAATCAGGGCTGTTGCATTTATCTTGAATTGATCTTAATTCCAAGAATTCACTTGCACTCTTGCACATTGACACATCCAGTACAAAATTGTGCAAGAAAAACATCACACGTGGTCGTAGATTCGTGTTTAATTAGGTGTGTCGCAGTGTCAGGGCCCTCGTATCCATTTTCCTATCTGCTTCCTCGCCCAGGAGGAAGCAGCGTGGGCGCAGGTGAGCCTCGGAGGCGCCGCACTGAGGGAGGCACGGGCCGAGCTAGCCGAGGCCAGGAAGCAGTGGCACTCCCTGCAGGTGGAGATTGAGACTCTACATGCCTTGGTAAGAAAACACAATCACTGTCATCACATATTACTGCACACTCACACTAATAACACTTCTTAAATGGCAAGTGGCATTTGCATGTGTTGACTTTGTAAGTGATAAGGTATGTTAAAAATTAgacctgatgatggcactagAGGAAATGATGACAAGACATCCAGAAGGGGACATGGATGTCTATACCTTTCTTACTGAATCATAGTACAGGCGTACTATAAAGAGTGCATAATGtaactttattacattattaagttattacattatttgctGATTATTATATGTtgatttgggtgttttttttaatgaaaatgtaatatattgacACATGTTGAGAACCATGGTTTTGTACATCTAAAACTATGGTAGTGTCCATTAGGCTAAACACTCCTGAGTTCAAATCCCAGCTATGTGTTAGTgatgggaagccagtgagggatgatgttgttgttttttactattACTCTATGCACAATTATAATACTATTAGTTTCTACATGGTCCTTTGAATTCAGTGTGGAGTTTGTTAATAACATCAAAATAACTGCATAGTCGTAATCTCCCGGCATGCAGGAGAAAGGCCTGGAGAGCTCCCTCCAGAACACCCAACGGCAGTACTCCAATCAGCTGCAGGACCTTTCCCAGGTGATTGCTGGGCTGGAGAGTGAGCTGGAGCAGGTGAGGAGCGGTCTTGCCACGCAGCGCCAGCGCCACAGTCAGCTGCTCAACACCAAGATGAAGCTGGAGCGAGAGATTGCCACTTATAGACGTCTGCTGGAGCGTGAAGAGGGCAGGTGAGGGCaacaggcagagagaggaatGGAAACAAAAGAGGAACAAGGAAGGTTAAGCGGGGATTTCCCAGAGCACTGGGGCTGCTAGGTTCTCACAGGTTGTTCCTTCCAAGAATAACGCATAGTCATGCTACTTTTGAATACACTTTTAACACCTCACTGTGGAAGATGTAATTAAAAATGGCAAATAAGAGAGTATAgatatatagatgtatatacACTTTTATGAAACAAGCTGTACCGCCTAAAAAGCAGACACATCACCTGTTCACTGATACAAGTAAGAGAGAAATGTTCCTCAGCGGTGACGTAAAGAAAGCACTTTcttaatcatttcatttatatagctGTCAACCATCCAGTTTCATCTGTTCCTTTTAACACAACATAATATTAAACCCTATTATCCTGGCATGAATCATGTACAA belongs to Scomber scombrus chromosome 2, fScoSco1.1, whole genome shotgun sequence and includes:
- the LOC133992633 gene encoding keratin, type I cytoskeletal 18-like isoform X1; the encoded protein is MDLLQDSSHTMLGLNARLKGFLEQVNRLQEANRRLEAQIAEWGIRSTSRSQDWSQQERTVKDLRAQVGKLLMENAQLALQSDSMKSRAAAIQARCDTEEQNTWRLEQQVAMLRETKRKAEQNSVTLQTNLRRSMTELQEINQEFQVTKLSFPPYKHTSTYTHTRMHIYIVVDNRIYFFSCLCIAWTQQPSTHTHTHTHAHTHKDTHFSFARSSSSLNLFIHKLISSPFLSCFS
- the LOC133992633 gene encoding keratin, type I cytoskeletal 18-like isoform X2, with translation MDLLQDSSHTMLGLNARLKGFLEQVNRLQEANRRLEAQIAEWGIRSTSRSQDWSQQERTVKDLRAQVGKLLMENAQLALQSDSMKSRAAAIQARCDTEEQNTWRLEQQVAMLRETKRKAEQNSVTLQTNLRRSMTELQEINQEFQWSITESTFSPASALRGPSSPPHIHTHTHTHTHTKIHTFLLPALPPP